One Flavobacterium sp. 90 DNA segment encodes these proteins:
- the mreC gene encoding rod shape-determining protein MreC, with product MQQIFNFIIRNSNRLLFLLLLGISLTLTIQSHSYHRSKVISSANFLSGGVYERINRVNEYLNLKTENDELVLENARLKSLLFNKEDTTKIPLADSIKGVKPADIIVSKVIHNSYNTHENFITLNSGANEGVKPDMGVINSLGIVGVIDDTSPRYSTVVSILNMKSQINAKIKKSNHFGSLTWDGKSTGFVQLEDVPRLASIRKGDTIVTGGQSVIFPEGINIGTVDKIFIKKNTSYYVINVKLFNDMTNLGHVYIIKSKDREELINLENKEKDE from the coding sequence ATGCAGCAAATTTTTAATTTCATTATAAGAAACAGTAATCGATTGCTGTTTTTGCTGCTTTTAGGTATTTCGTTGACTCTCACAATTCAATCGCATTCCTACCATAGAAGCAAAGTAATCAGTTCTGCCAACTTTTTGAGCGGAGGTGTTTACGAAAGAATCAATCGTGTTAATGAATATTTGAATCTAAAAACTGAAAATGATGAACTTGTGTTGGAAAATGCAAGGTTAAAAAGTTTATTATTCAACAAAGAAGACACTACAAAAATACCTCTTGCCGATAGTATAAAAGGAGTAAAACCTGCAGATATTATTGTTTCAAAAGTTATTCATAACTCTTATAATACGCACGAAAACTTCATTACTTTGAATTCAGGAGCAAATGAAGGTGTTAAACCGGATATGGGTGTAATCAACAGTTTAGGAATTGTTGGGGTTATCGATGATACTTCTCCAAGATATTCGACTGTTGTGAGTATTTTGAATATGAAATCGCAGATTAACGCCAAGATTAAAAAATCAAATCACTTTGGTTCTTTAACGTGGGATGGGAAAAGTACAGGATTTGTTCAACTAGAAGACGTTCCTAGATTAGCTTCTATCAGAAAAGGTGACACAATTGTTACAGGTGGACAATCTGTAATTTTTCCCGAAGGAATCAATATTGGTACGGTTGATAAAATTTTCATCAAGAAAAACACAAGTTACTACGTCATAAACGTTAAACTATTTAACGACATGACAAACTTAGGACATGTTTATATTATCAAAAGTAAGGACAGAGAAGAACTTATTAATTTAGAAAACAAGGAAAAAGATGAATAG
- the rodA gene encoding rod shape-determining protein RodA, translating to MKNQSVKNNLDWISVFIYIALVTLGWLNIYSSSLLSTEGTYQKQLIFIGCTIPLIFVVLFVDGKFYEKYASIIFGVALLSLAGLFLFGKTIAGQRCWYAIGSFTLQPSEFAKAATSLALAKYLSDTQINLKETNRQIQALAIVFLPVLLILPQPDPGSALIYSIFIIVLYREGLPSWYVWTGFITILLFVLTLVLEPYAVILIAFGVLAIIHFKGRVVDRNIILSGILLAVISAFVLSVDYVFDHIFKQHHRDRFNILLGKTVDMKGIGYNTNQSEIAIGSGGWIGKGFLEGTQTKGGFVPEQHTDYIFTTVGEEWGFVGSLVVIALFVGLFLRVIYLAERQKTKFSRVYGYCVAGILFTHFFVNIAMVIGIFPTIGVPLPFFSYGGSGLWGFTILLFIFLKMDANKVNEW from the coding sequence ATGAAAAATCAAAGTGTAAAAAATAACCTGGACTGGATAAGCGTTTTTATCTACATTGCCTTGGTGACATTAGGGTGGCTAAATATTTATTCATCATCATTATTATCGACTGAAGGAACTTATCAAAAACAATTAATTTTTATTGGTTGTACTATTCCTTTGATTTTTGTCGTGCTTTTTGTTGATGGTAAATTCTATGAAAAATATGCCAGTATAATTTTTGGAGTTGCTTTATTATCGCTAGCAGGATTATTCCTATTCGGAAAAACTATTGCCGGTCAAAGATGTTGGTATGCCATTGGAAGCTTTACATTACAACCTTCTGAATTTGCAAAAGCCGCTACATCATTGGCATTAGCCAAATATTTAAGTGATACACAAATCAACCTCAAAGAAACAAACAGGCAAATTCAGGCATTGGCCATTGTGTTTTTACCCGTATTATTAATTTTACCTCAACCAGATCCGGGAAGTGCCTTGATCTATAGTATATTCATCATTGTATTATACAGAGAAGGTTTGCCATCTTGGTATGTTTGGACTGGTTTTATTACTATTTTATTATTTGTACTAACACTCGTTTTAGAACCATATGCTGTAATTTTAATAGCGTTTGGAGTATTGGCAATCATACATTTTAAAGGCAGAGTTGTCGACAGAAACATTATTTTAAGCGGTATTTTATTAGCCGTTATTTCAGCTTTTGTATTATCTGTAGACTATGTTTTTGATCACATTTTCAAACAACACCACCGTGATCGTTTCAATATCTTATTAGGTAAAACAGTTGATATGAAAGGTATTGGATACAATACCAATCAATCAGAAATTGCAATTGGATCAGGAGGTTGGATCGGAAAAGGTTTCTTAGAAGGAACACAAACCAAAGGAGGATTCGTTCCTGAACAACATACAGATTACATCTTTACGACTGTTGGTGAAGAATGGGGGTTTGTTGGCTCATTAGTTGTCATCGCGCTTTTTGTTGGTTTATTTTTAAGAGTAATTTATCTGGCCGAAAGACAAAAAACAAAATTTAGCAGGGTTTACGGTTACTGTGTGGCTGGAATTTTATTTACTCACTTTTTTGTAAACATTGCAATGGTTATTGGAATTTTCCCAACAATTGGAGTTCCTCTACCCTTCTTTTCTTATGGAGGTTCCGGACTTTGGGGATTCACGATTTTATTGTTTATCTTCTTAAAAATGGATGCAAATAAGGTTAATGAATGGTAA
- a CDS encoding rod shape-determining protein MreD produces the protein MNSALLVNIFRFIMLLTIQVVIFNNMNFLGYISPFPYILYIILYPVNSNRTGLIISSFLLGLTMDMFCNSGGIHATACVILAYYRPYIFKFSFGLSYEYQTIRLNESLTPERFSFILVSVLLHHIVLFILEAFQFKFIWDILLRTLFSSIFTIITSIIIIYLIKPNKR, from the coding sequence ATGAATAGCGCTTTGTTAGTCAATATTTTTCGATTTATTATGTTACTAACAATTCAGGTTGTTATTTTCAATAATATGAACTTTTTAGGGTATATAAGTCCCTTCCCATACATCCTATACATTATTTTGTACCCGGTAAACAGCAACAGAACTGGTTTAATCATTTCTAGTTTTTTATTGGGATTAACAATGGATATGTTTTGCAACTCAGGCGGAATTCATGCGACAGCTTGTGTAATATTAGCGTATTACAGACCGTATATTTTCAAATTCTCATTTGGATTGAGCTACGAATATCAGACTATTAGACTTAACGAATCATTAACTCCAGAGCGATTTTCATTTATTTTAGTTTCTGTTTTATTACATCACATTGTATTGTTTATCCTCGAAGCTTTTCAATTTAAGTTTATTTGGGATATTTTACTGCGAACTTTGTTTAGCTCGATATTTACAATAATCACTTCAATCATAATAATATATCTTATTAAGCCCAATAAAAGATGA
- the mrdA gene encoding penicillin-binding protein 2, translating to MRKVLLPSLIIIAASLLVIRIFYLQIIDDSFKLKSENNAIKKKYDYPERGYIYDRHGKLLVANQASYDIMVIPREIKEDLNINEFCALLNITREEYNKRIAKAKVYSPRLPSVFLAQLNKNEFAAFQEKIRKFEGFYFQKRSLRDYEVDYGANIFGSIVQVNEKLIAKNPYYNSGDLIGKQGVEESYEEILRGIKGVKYIQKDKYNREIGSYKEGKYDTIAVAGEDINLTIDAELQKYGEELMINKRGGIVAIEPKSGEILALVTAPSYDPGILVGRQRSKNYTLLYHDSIAKPLYDRGLLAEYPPGSPFKILTGLVALQEGVINEQTTFMCHHGFSYGRGRFMKCHGFGPHQLHNGIYNSCNTYFANAYMLTINKYANPGKAVDVWSDHVKSFGLGQFMGYDLPTGKRGNIPDSKTYKKIYPNGGWRSTTIISNSIGQGEVLMTPIQLANMMATVANEGYYYTPHIIKKIEGKKIDAKFTTKHVTTIDQKYFPPVISGLFDVYNKGTAYALRVEGIDICGKTGTAENFAKINGKRTQLKDHSIFVAFAPKDNPKIAIAIMIENGGFGATVAGPIASLMIEKYLRHKITRNDLEIRVLNKSLLSEYAKVSGPTAASAIESTPKDSVMRAKIVKPKVEVKNTPVDTTKDN from the coding sequence ATGAGAAAAGTTCTGCTGCCCTCTTTAATTATTATTGCAGCATCTTTGCTAGTGATTAGGATATTCTATTTGCAAATTATTGACGATTCCTTCAAATTGAAATCAGAAAATAATGCGATAAAGAAGAAGTATGATTATCCTGAAAGAGGTTACATTTATGACAGACACGGCAAGTTACTAGTTGCCAATCAAGCTTCATACGATATAATGGTTATTCCAAGAGAGATCAAAGAAGACCTTAATATCAACGAATTCTGCGCCTTATTAAACATAACAAGAGAAGAATACAATAAAAGAATTGCAAAAGCAAAAGTATACAGCCCGAGACTTCCTTCTGTATTTTTGGCTCAGTTAAATAAAAATGAATTTGCCGCCTTTCAGGAAAAAATTAGAAAATTTGAAGGTTTTTATTTTCAAAAGCGTTCTCTTCGTGATTACGAAGTAGATTATGGTGCCAATATTTTTGGCTCTATTGTACAAGTAAATGAAAAATTAATTGCTAAAAACCCTTATTACAATAGTGGTGACTTAATTGGAAAACAAGGTGTTGAAGAAAGCTATGAAGAAATTTTACGCGGAATAAAAGGTGTAAAATACATTCAGAAAGACAAATACAACCGAGAAATTGGTTCTTATAAAGAAGGAAAATACGATACTATTGCCGTTGCCGGAGAAGACATTAATTTGACTATTGATGCCGAACTTCAAAAATACGGAGAAGAATTAATGATCAATAAAAGAGGCGGAATTGTTGCTATCGAACCTAAATCAGGCGAGATCTTAGCATTAGTTACTGCACCATCTTATGATCCTGGTATTTTGGTAGGAAGACAAAGATCTAAAAACTACACACTTTTATATCACGATTCGATTGCAAAACCTTTATACGACAGAGGACTTCTGGCAGAATATCCTCCGGGTTCTCCATTTAAAATCTTAACTGGTTTGGTAGCATTACAAGAAGGTGTTATTAATGAGCAAACTACATTTATGTGTCATCATGGATTTAGTTATGGTCGAGGTCGTTTTATGAAATGTCATGGTTTTGGACCGCATCAATTGCATAATGGTATTTACAATTCATGTAACACTTATTTTGCAAACGCCTACATGCTAACCATTAATAAATATGCAAATCCCGGCAAAGCTGTTGATGTCTGGAGCGATCACGTAAAAAGTTTTGGTTTAGGCCAGTTTATGGGGTATGATTTACCAACCGGTAAAAGAGGAAATATCCCGGATTCTAAAACCTACAAAAAAATATATCCTAACGGAGGCTGGAGAAGTACAACAATTATATCCAACTCTATTGGTCAGGGAGAAGTTCTAATGACACCTATTCAATTAGCGAATATGATGGCGACTGTGGCAAATGAAGGTTACTATTATACACCTCACATCATTAAAAAGATTGAAGGTAAAAAAATCGATGCTAAATTTACCACTAAGCACGTTACGACGATTGACCAAAAATATTTCCCTCCTGTAATAAGTGGTTTATTTGATGTATACAACAAAGGAACAGCTTATGCGCTTAGAGTAGAAGGTATTGATATTTGTGGAAAAACAGGTACAGCAGAAAACTTTGCTAAAATAAACGGAAAAAGAACTCAGCTTAAAGATCACTCTATTTTTGTGGCTTTTGCTCCAAAAGACAACCCAAAAATAGCTATTGCTATTATGATTGAAAACGGAGGTTTTGGTGCCACAGTTGCAGGGCCAATTGCAAGTTTGATGATCGAGAAATATTTAAGACATAAAATCACAAGAAATGACTTGGAAATTCGTGTTTTAAACAAAAGCCTTTTAAGCGAGTATGCTAAAGTTAGCGGTCCGACAGCAGCCAGCGCAATTGAATCTACTCCAAAGGATTCGGTCATGAGAGCTAAAATCGTAAAACCGAAAGTAGAAGTAAAAAATACACCTGTAGACACCACTAAAGACAATTAA
- a CDS encoding cupin-like domain-containing protein yields the protein MSFILKPVDVVESISREDFKKKYLDKKKPLIIKGLTKDWPAREKWTTDYFKEIAGDIEVKLVDNSKADPKKVINASIASMKFGEYLDLIKREPTQLRIFFFNLFKHKPELVNDVKVPKELMGGFIESMPAMFFGGSHAFTFLHYDIDLPHLFHTHFGGRKHIILFDYKWKKRLYCVPNTTYALEDYDVSNPDFEKFPALKGVEGYEVFLEHGDTLFMPTGMWHWMRYIDGSFSLSLRAWDKSITRKMASVWSLFMHGAVDSAVKIVFRERYAIWREKLAFKIADRELKKDLKKAG from the coding sequence ATGAGCTTTATATTAAAACCTGTTGATGTTGTTGAGTCTATTTCCAGAGAAGATTTTAAAAAGAAATATTTAGATAAAAAGAAACCTTTAATTATAAAAGGACTAACAAAAGATTGGCCTGCAAGAGAAAAATGGACAACAGATTATTTTAAGGAAATTGCAGGAGATATTGAGGTAAAACTCGTTGATAATTCCAAAGCCGATCCTAAGAAAGTAATCAATGCCTCGATTGCAAGTATGAAATTTGGTGAATATCTTGATTTAATAAAAAGAGAGCCAACACAACTGCGTATTTTTTTCTTTAATCTTTTCAAACATAAACCGGAATTGGTTAATGATGTAAAAGTACCAAAAGAATTAATGGGAGGTTTTATAGAAAGTATGCCGGCGATGTTTTTTGGAGGCTCTCATGCTTTTACCTTTTTACATTATGACATCGATTTGCCTCATCTTTTCCATACTCATTTTGGAGGTAGAAAACATATTATCCTTTTTGATTACAAATGGAAAAAAAGACTTTATTGTGTTCCAAATACAACTTATGCATTAGAAGATTATGATGTTTCTAATCCCGATTTTGAAAAATTTCCCGCTTTAAAAGGTGTCGAAGGTTACGAAGTTTTTCTGGAACATGGCGACACTTTATTTATGCCAACCGGAATGTGGCATTGGATGCGATATATTGATGGTTCTTTTTCGCTCAGTCTTCGTGCGTGGGATAAATCGATAACGAGAAAAATGGCAAGCGTTTGGAGTTTATTTATGCATGGCGCAGTTGATAGCGCTGTAAAAATTGTTTTTAGAGAACGTTATGCGATATGGCGCGAGAAACTGGCTTTTAAAATTGCCGATAGAGAATTAAAAAAGGATTTGAAAAAAGCTGGATAA
- a CDS encoding rod shape-determining protein: MGFFDFMTEDIAIDLGTANTLIIHNDKVVIDSPSIVARDRISGKIIAVGKEANMMQGKTHENIKTIRPLKDGVIADFDASEKMINMFIKSIPALKKRMFTPALRMVVCIPSGITEVEMRAVKESCERVNGKEVYLIHEPMAAAIGIGIDIMQPKGNMIVDIGGGTTEIAVIALGGIVCDKSVKIAGDVFTNDIVYYMRTQHNLFVGESTAEKIKIQIGAAIEDLDGPPEDMSVQGRDLLTGKPKQVDVSYREIAKALDKSIQRIEDAVMETLSQTPPELAADIYNTGIYLAGGGSMLRGLDKRISQKTDLPVYIAEDPLRAVVRGTGMALKNIAKFKSILIK; the protein is encoded by the coding sequence ATGGGATTTTTTGATTTCATGACCGAGGATATTGCGATAGACCTTGGTACCGCAAACACTTTAATCATTCATAATGATAAAGTTGTTATTGATAGTCCATCAATCGTTGCACGTGATAGAATATCAGGCAAAATCATTGCTGTTGGTAAGGAAGCCAATATGATGCAAGGTAAGACACATGAAAACATAAAGACCATAAGGCCTTTGAAAGATGGTGTAATTGCTGATTTTGATGCTTCAGAAAAAATGATCAATATGTTCATTAAAAGTATTCCGGCATTGAAAAAAAGAATGTTTACTCCAGCTTTACGTATGGTAGTTTGTATTCCGTCTGGTATTACTGAGGTTGAGATGAGAGCTGTAAAAGAATCTTGTGAGAGAGTAAACGGAAAAGAAGTTTACTTAATTCATGAGCCTATGGCAGCTGCAATTGGTATTGGTATCGATATCATGCAACCAAAAGGAAACATGATTGTTGATATTGGAGGTGGTACAACTGAAATTGCTGTAATCGCTTTAGGAGGAATTGTATGTGACAAATCTGTGAAAATTGCAGGTGACGTTTTTACAAATGATATCGTTTATTACATGCGTACACAACACAATCTTTTTGTGGGAGAAAGTACTGCTGAAAAAATAAAAATTCAAATTGGTGCTGCTATCGAAGATTTAGATGGACCACCAGAAGATATGTCTGTTCAAGGTAGAGATTTACTTACTGGTAAACCAAAACAAGTTGATGTTTCTTACCGTGAAATTGCAAAAGCATTAGACAAATCTATTCAACGTATTGAAGATGCTGTAATGGAGACGTTATCTCAAACTCCGCCTGAATTAGCTGCAGATATTTACAATACTGGTATTTACTTAGCCGGTGGAGGATCTATGCTTAGAGGTCTTGACAAACGTATTTCGCAAAAAACAGATTTACCTGTTTATATTGCCGAAGATCCATTAAGAGCTGTAGTTCGTGGAACTGGAATGGCACTTAAAAACATTGCAAAATTTAAAAGTATCTTAATCAAATAA
- the purH gene encoding bifunctional phosphoribosylaminoimidazolecarboxamide formyltransferase/IMP cyclohydrolase has translation MSTTKTIQSALISVFSKDGLEPIVRKLHEQNVTLYSTGGTEDFIKNLGIPVVPVEDITSFPEILGGRVKTLHPKIFGGILNRQDNESDVQQMKEFDIPQIDLVIVDLYPFEKTVASGASEQDIIEKIDIGGISLIRAGAKNFKDTVIVASVNEYSLLLDLITEQNGATTLENRRLFATKAFHVSSHYDGAIFNYFNTDETIYKESIADGQVLRYGENPHQKGFFFGDFDAMFKKVHGKELSYNNLLDVDAAVNLINEFKTDGPTFAILKHNNACGLASRKTISEAYLAALACDPTSAFGGVLIANTKIDLATAQEINKLFCEVVIAPSYDDDAIAVLQEKKNRIILVQNEVELPSRQVRTCLNGLLIQDRNNITDNKEHLKTVTITEPTAQEIEDLIFASKICKNTKSNTIVFAKNGTLISSGTGQTSRVDALVQAVDKAKAFGFDLTGASMASDAFFPFPDCVELAKKAGITAVIQPGGSIKDELSINYCNENNVAMVFTGTRHFKH, from the coding sequence ATGAGCACAACTAAAACAATACAATCAGCATTAATTTCAGTTTTTTCGAAAGACGGACTGGAGCCAATCGTTAGAAAATTACACGAACAAAATGTAACACTTTACTCGACTGGAGGAACGGAAGATTTCATTAAAAATCTTGGAATTCCTGTAGTTCCTGTTGAAGATATTACTTCGTTTCCGGAAATTCTTGGAGGAAGAGTAAAAACTTTACACCCGAAAATTTTTGGTGGAATTTTGAACCGTCAGGATAACGAAAGTGATGTTCAACAAATGAAAGAATTTGATATTCCTCAAATTGATTTAGTAATTGTTGATTTGTATCCGTTTGAAAAAACTGTTGCTTCTGGTGCAAGCGAACAAGATATTATCGAAAAAATTGATATTGGCGGAATTTCTTTAATTCGTGCTGGTGCAAAAAACTTCAAAGACACTGTAATTGTGGCTTCAGTTAACGAATATAGCTTGCTTCTTGATTTGATCACAGAACAAAATGGAGCTACAACTCTAGAAAACAGAAGATTGTTTGCTACAAAAGCATTTCACGTTTCATCTCACTATGATGGTGCGATTTTTAATTATTTCAATACAGATGAAACCATCTATAAAGAAAGTATTGCAGACGGTCAGGTTTTAAGATATGGAGAAAATCCACATCAAAAAGGATTCTTTTTTGGAGATTTTGATGCAATGTTCAAAAAAGTTCATGGAAAAGAGCTATCTTACAACAACTTACTTGATGTTGATGCTGCAGTAAACTTAATTAATGAGTTTAAAACTGACGGACCAACTTTTGCAATTTTAAAACATAATAATGCTTGTGGTTTAGCGTCAAGAAAAACAATTAGCGAAGCTTATTTAGCAGCTTTGGCTTGCGATCCAACATCTGCGTTTGGTGGAGTTTTGATTGCAAATACTAAAATTGATTTGGCTACAGCACAGGAAATCAATAAATTATTCTGTGAAGTAGTAATTGCTCCAAGTTATGATGATGATGCAATTGCAGTTTTACAAGAAAAGAAAAACAGAATTATATTAGTTCAAAATGAAGTTGAATTACCTTCAAGACAAGTAAGAACATGTCTTAATGGTTTGTTAATTCAGGACAGAAATAATATTACGGATAATAAAGAGCATTTAAAAACCGTTACAATTACTGAGCCAACCGCTCAAGAAATAGAAGATTTGATCTTTGCTTCAAAAATTTGTAAAAACACAAAATCAAATACGATTGTTTTTGCAAAAAACGGAACATTAATTTCTTCAGGTACTGGCCAGACATCAAGAGTTGATGCTTTGGTACAAGCTGTAGATAAAGCTAAAGCCTTTGGATTTGATTTAACTGGCGCTTCGATGGCAAGTGACGCATTTTTCCCATTTCCGGATTGTGTAGAATTGGCTAAAAAAGCAGGAATAACAGCTGTTATTCAGCCGGGAGGCTCAATAAAAGACGAATTAAGCATAAATTATTGCAATGAAAATAATGTTGCAATGGTATTTACAGGAACACGTCATTTTAAACATTAA
- a CDS encoding ABC transporter permease, with protein MLVYLRLLKESLSFAINALRNNKLRTLLSLLGVTIGIFSIIAVLAAVDSLDRKISKDLSSLDKNTIYLMKFCFGPSEIPQWKREQFPNVKYDEYVGLKNSLNNTEQVAYQLFVNHESLKYDSKTVSDVNIIPSSNEMVDIDGLSFDKGRFYNESESNSGTAVIVLGYDIADGLFGTSDPIGKNIRLYGQRFTVIGVIAKQGAGFFGDSNDTSVYLPANFLRRMYGDSDSMTPVIVLKPVKGVDMDAYKAEVAQKLRAIRGMKAGEMDNFFVNVLSGFTDFIDGILGQMNVVGWIISGFSLLVGGFGIANIMFVSVKERTNLIGIQKSLGAKNRFILFQFLFEAVILSVIGGIIGLLMVWGISVILTKALDFEFVLSLGNILLGTGLAALIGLISGILPAISAANLDPVEAIRTGM; from the coding sequence ATGCTTGTTTATCTAAGATTATTAAAAGAAAGTTTAAGTTTTGCTATAAACGCTTTGCGAAATAATAAATTACGTACTTTATTGTCTTTGCTGGGCGTTACGATTGGTATCTTTTCAATTATCGCTGTTTTGGCGGCAGTTGATTCTTTAGATAGAAAAATTTCTAAAGATTTGAGCAGCTTAGATAAAAATACGATTTATTTAATGAAATTTTGCTTTGGACCGTCAGAAATTCCACAGTGGAAAAGAGAGCAGTTTCCAAATGTAAAATATGACGAATACGTTGGACTTAAAAATTCCCTTAATAATACAGAGCAGGTCGCATATCAACTTTTTGTAAATCATGAAAGTTTAAAGTACGATTCAAAAACAGTAAGTGATGTAAATATTATTCCTTCGTCAAACGAAATGGTCGACATTGATGGATTAAGTTTTGATAAAGGAAGATTTTATAATGAGTCGGAATCAAATTCAGGAACTGCCGTAATTGTTTTGGGATATGATATTGCCGATGGTCTTTTTGGGACAAGTGATCCTATCGGAAAAAATATTCGTTTGTACGGACAGCGTTTCACCGTAATTGGCGTAATCGCAAAACAAGGAGCCGGTTTTTTTGGTGATAGTAATGATACTTCAGTTTATTTGCCTGCCAATTTTTTACGTCGAATGTATGGAGATAGCGATTCAATGACTCCGGTAATTGTATTAAAACCGGTAAAAGGCGTTGATATGGATGCCTATAAAGCAGAAGTCGCGCAAAAATTAAGAGCAATTCGCGGAATGAAAGCTGGCGAAATGGATAACTTCTTTGTGAATGTACTTTCGGGATTTACTGATTTTATCGATGGAATTTTAGGTCAAATGAATGTTGTAGGATGGATCATCAGCGGATTTTCTCTTTTAGTTGGAGGATTCGGAATTGCCAATATCATGTTTGTTTCGGTAAAAGAAAGAACCAATTTAATCGGAATTCAAAAATCATTGGGAGCGAAAAACCGTTTTATTTTATTTCAGTTTTTATTCGAAGCTGTTATTCTTTCTGTTATTGGCGGAATAATTGGTTTGTTAATGGTTTGGGGAATTTCAGTTATTCTAACAAAAGCACTCGATTTTGAATTTGTTCTGAGTTTAGGAAATATACTTTTAGGAACTGGATTGGCTGCACTCATCGGACTAATTTCTGGAATATTGCCGGCAATTTCGGCAGCAAATTTAGATCCGGTAGAAGCCATAAGGACCGGGATGTAA
- a CDS encoding NAD(P)-dependent alcohol dehydrogenase has protein sequence MIPVKAYAAYDAVNPLKPYTFERKEVGAHQVQIEILYSGVCHSDIHTAKGDWGPVDYPLVPGHEIVGRIIAVGSEVSKFKVGELAGVGCFVDSCRVCPSCKSGEEQFCDEGMTGTYNSVERGTNIPTRGGYSTSIIVDESYTLHVSEKLDIKGVAPLLCAGITTYSPLRYLKVGKGHKVGVLGLGGLGHMAVKFAVSFGAEVTMLSHSPSKEADAKKLGAHKFALTSDPATMESLANSFDFILNTVSAKHDHNAYLNLLRTNGTMIVVGAPPAPAEIPVFTLIMKRRSIIGSLIGGIKETQEMLDYCAEHNITSDVEIIDMDYINEAYDRMNKSDVKYRFVIDMASLK, from the coding sequence ATGATACCAGTGAAAGCTTATGCAGCCTATGATGCTGTAAATCCGTTAAAACCCTACACGTTTGAAAGAAAAGAAGTTGGTGCTCATCAAGTTCAGATAGAAATTTTATATAGCGGCGTTTGCCATTCAGATATTCATACTGCAAAAGGAGATTGGGGACCTGTTGATTATCCTTTAGTTCCGGGCCATGAAATTGTAGGTCGAATTATTGCAGTTGGGAGTGAAGTCTCTAAATTTAAAGTTGGAGAATTGGCTGGAGTAGGTTGCTTTGTTGATTCGTGCAGAGTTTGTCCGAGTTGTAAGTCAGGCGAGGAGCAATTTTGTGATGAAGGAATGACCGGAACTTATAATAGTGTGGAAAGAGGAACCAATATTCCAACTCGTGGAGGATATTCAACCAGTATTATTGTTGATGAAAGTTATACACTTCATGTTTCTGAAAAATTAGATATAAAAGGAGTAGCGCCATTATTGTGTGCGGGAATTACAACGTATTCTCCATTACGATATTTAAAAGTAGGTAAAGGTCATAAAGTTGGAGTTTTAGGGCTTGGAGGATTAGGACATATGGCGGTAAAATTTGCCGTTTCGTTTGGTGCCGAAGTTACAATGTTAAGTCATTCTCCATCAAAAGAAGCTGATGCTAAAAAATTAGGAGCTCATAAATTTGCTTTGACATCAGATCCTGCTACGATGGAATCATTAGCCAATAGTTTTGATTTTATTCTAAATACTGTTTCGGCAAAACACGACCATAATGCTTACTTGAATCTGTTAAGAACTAACGGAACTATGATTGTTGTTGGTGCTCCGCCAGCTCCGGCAGAAATTCCTGTTTTTACTTTAATCATGAAGAGAAGAAGTATTATAGGAAGTTTGATTGGCGGAATCAAAGAAACGCAGGAAATGTTAGATTACTGCGCAGAACATAATATAACTTCGGATGTTGAAATAATCGATATGGATTATATTAATGAAGCTTATGATCGTATGAACAAAAGCGATGTGAAATATCGTTTTGTAATTGATATGGCTTCTTTGAAGTAG